In a single window of the Acyrthosiphon pisum isolate AL4f chromosome X, pea_aphid_22Mar2018_4r6ur, whole genome shotgun sequence genome:
- the LOC103307832 gene encoding 52 kDa repressor of the inhibitor of the protein kinase-like codes for MSGACSSAPRWSNLAFNTEFDHRIRQKVLKKVCPTRWEARHESVSALKERYVDVLKSLTFYSLTSKKAEERCIAVSLKKKMESFEFVLMLGLWERVLRSLHGTSKTLQQHDIDLQVARNRLNDSFSSIQNLRDDYTNIVKYAKEMCKKLNITESNFKIKIFLPLIDTVLNQLRVRFESLKEVCDVFEFLKPESIIKSKESKLIKSCYDFVLLYKSDVGSELVSQILSLKEIIVNNNLKSISNLAIFIVQHNFSTSYSEVLAACILFLTLPVTVAIAEWSFSKLKLIKNYLRNSMGQTRLSNIAVLNIEQHRTAKLSLDNIISQFSNLKARRMKF; via the exons ATGAGTGGTGCTTG ctCTAGTGCTCCACGATGGAGTAACTTAGCATTTAATACAGAATTTGACCACAGAATAAGacaaaaagtcttaaaaaagGTATGTCCGACGCGTTGGGAAGCGAGACATGAATCAGTGTCTGCCTTAAAAGAAAGATATGTGGATGTTCTTAAATCCTTGACGTTCTACAGCTTAACAAGCAAAAAAGCAGAAGAGCGATGCATAGCTgtttctttgaaaaaaaaaatggagtcTTTTGAGTTTGTTTTAATGCTTGGTTTGTGGGAGAGAGTTTTACGATCATTACACGGAACGTCAAAAACATTACAGCAACATGATATAGATTTACAAGTAGCACGAAATCGATTAAATGATTCTTTTTCTTCAATTCAAAATCTACGTGATGACTAcactaatattgtaaaatatgctaAAGAAATGTGCAAAAA ATTAAATATAAcagaaagtaattttaaaattaaaattttcttacCACTTATTGACACTGTGTTGAATCAGCTTAGGGTGAGGTTTGAAAGTTTAAAAGAAGTTTGTGATGTGTTTGAGTTTTTAAAGCCAGAATCAATAATCAAATCAAAAGaatcaaaacttataaaaagtTGTTATGATTTTGTACTATTGTATAAATCAGATGTTGGTTCAGAGCTAGTAAGTCAAATTCTATCTCTAAAAGAAATTATtgttaacaacaatttaaagtCCATCAGCAATTTGgcaatatttattgtacaacaTAATTTTTCAACTAGTTATTCAGAAGTTTTAGCAGCTTGTATTCTTTTTTTGACTCTTCCAGTTACAGTTGCGATCGCAGAATGGTCATTTTCaaagttaaaactaataaaaaattatttaagaaattcaaTGGGACAAACGCGCTTGTCAAACATAGCAGTGCTAAACATAGAACAACATCGCACGGCTAAATTATcattagacaatattatatcacagtTTTCAAACTTAAAAGCCAGAAGAATGAAGTTTTAG
- the LOC107882334 gene encoding uncharacterized protein LOC107882334 has product MNETKLQKIKNNIINKSPLNIEQMKKKINNIHYILNQLTIQNFQIPASDLPNCYNNNIISYKKQINSLTQYLKNCSFPHNLKNYSNQLLTPATTPANQSTRQTREIEDTPVRIKQNVKTFYKRSIRTDVLSNLRLFSTLTQSLSSSMTKQHAVTNSSTTIKNKML; this is encoded by the exons ATGAACGAaactaaattacaaaaaataaaaaataatattataaataaaagtccACTTAACAttgaacaaatgaaaaaaaaaataaataacatacattatattctTAACCAATTGACAatacaaaattttcaaatcccTGCTTCCGATCTGCCaaattgttataacaataatattatctcctacaaaaaacaaataaattcattaactcaatatttaaaaaactgcaGCTTTccacacaatttaaaaaattattcaaaccaATTATTAACACCCGCAACAACACCGGCAAATCAATCGACAAGGCAAACAAGAGAAATAGAAGATACGCCAGTGCGCATAAAACAAAATGTGAAAACCTTttataaaag atCAATAAGAACCGATGTATTGAGCAATTTGAGATTGTTTTCCACTTTAACAcaatcattatcatcatcaatGACCAAACAACATGCTGTTACCAATTCTTCAaccactataaaaaataaaatgttatag